In one Paenibacillus sp. JQZ6Y-1 genomic region, the following are encoded:
- the tyrS gene encoding tyrosine--tRNA ligase — protein MAKWEELTPEQQAEVNHQLSVIKRGTVEIIPEDELRNKIIKSLLTGKPLKIKLGLDPSAPDIHVGHTVVLQKLRQFQELGHVVQLLIGDFTGRIGDPTGKSETRKQLTEEQVKANAETYQKQISKILDPAKTTVYFNSEWLSPMNFAEVVNLAAKVTVARIMERDDFTKRFQNGLPISIHEFFYPLMQGMDSVALESDIELGGTDQTFNVLMGRTLQKEYGKEQQVVITLPLLEGLDGVQKMSKSLGNYIGIDEAANEIYGKAMSIPDELMAKYYELATDISNEELDALKKGLVDGSVHPRDAKMNLAYTFVRMYHDEAAAEAAKNHFVTVFQQRALPDDIQEVKIEADQLTDGTIGLIDLISLLGFAASKSDARRSIQQGAVKINEEKVDDVNAQITPAEGDIVQVGKRKFAKLTLS, from the coding sequence ATGGCAAAATGGGAAGAATTAACGCCCGAACAACAAGCGGAGGTCAACCACCAGCTAAGCGTAATCAAGCGCGGTACAGTGGAAATCATACCGGAGGACGAACTGCGTAACAAAATCATCAAATCGCTACTGACGGGCAAACCGCTGAAAATCAAGCTAGGTCTTGATCCGTCCGCACCGGATATTCACGTCGGTCATACCGTTGTTCTGCAAAAGCTGCGCCAGTTTCAAGAGCTTGGTCACGTCGTACAATTGCTGATCGGTGACTTTACGGGACGAATCGGGGATCCAACCGGCAAATCGGAAACTCGTAAACAATTGACCGAAGAACAAGTCAAAGCCAATGCGGAAACGTACCAGAAGCAAATTAGCAAAATTCTCGATCCTGCCAAAACAACCGTGTACTTCAACTCCGAGTGGTTAAGCCCGATGAACTTTGCTGAGGTTGTCAATCTGGCTGCTAAAGTGACGGTAGCACGCATTATGGAGCGCGATGATTTCACCAAGCGTTTCCAAAATGGATTGCCGATCAGTATTCATGAATTCTTCTACCCGCTTATGCAAGGCATGGACTCGGTTGCTCTGGAAAGCGATATTGAGCTGGGCGGTACTGACCAGACGTTTAACGTATTAATGGGTCGTACACTGCAAAAAGAATACGGCAAAGAGCAACAGGTCGTAATCACGCTGCCACTGCTGGAAGGTCTAGATGGCGTTCAGAAAATGAGTAAAAGTCTGGGTAACTACATCGGTATCGACGAAGCTGCTAACGAAATCTACGGCAAAGCGATGAGTATTCCCGATGAGCTGATGGCGAAGTACTACGAGCTGGCAACTGATATTAGCAACGAAGAACTGGATGCTTTGAAAAAAGGTCTGGTGGACGGCAGCGTTCATCCACGCGATGCCAAAATGAATCTGGCGTACACCTTCGTACGCATGTACCACGATGAAGCAGCAGCAGAAGCGGCGAAGAATCATTTCGTAACGGTCTTCCAACAGCGCGCATTGCCAGATGATATTCAAGAAGTGAAGATCGAAGCGGATCAACTGACCGACGGAACGATTGGTTTGATCGACCTGATCAGCCTTCTCGGCTTTGCTGCTTCTAAAAGCGATGCACGACGCAGTATCCAGCAAGGTGCTGTGAAGATCAATGAAGAAAAAGTGGACGATGTCAATGCACAGATTACACCAGCAGAAGGTGACATCGTGCAGGTCGGCAAACGCAAATTTGCTAAACTGACTCTGTCTTAA
- a CDS encoding transglycosylase domain-containing protein, with protein sequence MAEKKDNRPTKKPAKPSGGRSWGRKIWTSFKWIMIFGITVCLFGGGLMLGYVSSIVKDEPVRSREQIVKAIDENAVTGFAYFSDASPIGQLRTEEDRRLVTYDQIPKTVIDAIISIEDNRFYEHMGVDMSGTLRAVKQKVLNESVQTGGSTLTQQLARRVFLSADKTNDRKIKEMLLSMRIERFLTKNEILTAYLNKMPFGKGSNGYNIFGIKAAAKGIFGVNDPLDLNIAESAYIAGLPQLPSAYSAFSSGGKFNEEGFKRAVQRQQLVLKRMKDLGKITNSQYTEALAFDIKGALAKPTAKAYSTYPYLMMEVERQGAQVVMKMENPDLDTSKLSTEEYNTLFEESRQKLLTGGYRVYTTINKTIYNTMHEVAEDSSNFSPDSSTKGKEQTAAMMINHKTGAILGMIEGRSFQEEQMNYATQMTRQPGSAMKPIAAYLPGLDSGVVQPASILDDAPMILKDGSKGFHIPGNANGRYQGLVTARTALNESLNLPALKIFINKVGIDKAWAFAKKLGITTIQDADYSAQTGVLGGLKYGVTVEELTNAYGSIPNKGVFNDAYMITKIVDPYGKTVYQHEANPQRVYSQQTAYLMTDMLRTVISASDGTGRSLQSLFNKYGKIPIAGKTGTTQNYADVWFMGFTPDVTLGVWAGYREPVNTLSEDGKKRARTIWATIMNKVTDRDPQLFKTDSFSRPDGIVSQTVSGYSGKLPTRATRASGKLVTDLFNSKFVPKDFDDGVSYAKYITYNGVNYIPQDSTPDDMVNQRTVVKREMPISQLIKDLQNALSKMRGNRYSLSHYLPEDAGADAPTQVDPRRDDGSAPSSPSNVRLSVNGGSAYITFNGSGSSDVVGYRLYRSSGDGSYQYQKSGQLGTGGFSSTVSGNGDTSFYVTAVDVGGHESAPSEAAGYSAIPEPVIPENEEGVPGGSELGSGSDEGSTSPDEGTGAPSAPSGVSVQPADGGAANVSWSAPSQTTTGYRVYFSHKNGGPYSLVGNVPDTSYQYNIGTKVSGWFYVVAVNGDLASNPSSPVQIKQ encoded by the coding sequence ATGGCTGAAAAGAAGGACAATCGTCCGACTAAAAAACCTGCCAAGCCTTCCGGCGGCCGTTCCTGGGGACGCAAGATCTGGACATCCTTTAAATGGATTATGATCTTCGGCATCACGGTTTGCCTGTTTGGTGGGGGACTTATGCTGGGCTACGTCTCTTCCATTGTAAAAGACGAACCGGTGCGTTCACGAGAACAAATTGTGAAGGCGATTGATGAAAATGCCGTTACCGGATTCGCTTACTTTAGTGATGCTTCTCCAATAGGACAGTTGCGCACCGAAGAAGACCGACGTCTGGTCACTTATGATCAGATTCCAAAAACCGTTATTGATGCCATTATATCCATAGAAGATAACCGTTTCTACGAACATATGGGTGTGGACATGAGCGGTACACTGCGCGCCGTGAAGCAAAAAGTGCTGAATGAATCGGTTCAGACAGGCGGCAGTACACTCACCCAGCAGTTGGCAAGACGGGTATTTTTGAGTGCAGACAAAACCAATGACCGTAAAATCAAAGAAATGCTGCTTTCGATGCGCATTGAACGCTTTTTGACCAAAAACGAAATATTGACCGCCTACTTGAACAAAATGCCGTTTGGTAAAGGTTCTAACGGCTACAATATTTTCGGTATTAAGGCAGCTGCCAAAGGCATCTTCGGCGTCAACGATCCATTGGATCTGAACATTGCCGAATCTGCTTATATCGCTGGTTTGCCCCAACTGCCAAGTGCCTACTCGGCATTCAGCAGCGGTGGCAAGTTCAACGAAGAAGGCTTTAAACGGGCTGTACAGCGTCAACAGCTAGTGTTGAAGCGGATGAAAGACCTGGGCAAGATCACGAATAGCCAGTACACAGAGGCACTAGCGTTCGACATCAAAGGCGCACTTGCCAAGCCGACTGCCAAAGCATACTCCACGTATCCGTATCTGATGATGGAAGTAGAGCGTCAAGGCGCACAAGTCGTTATGAAAATGGAAAATCCAGATCTGGATACATCCAAGCTATCGACCGAGGAATACAACACGTTATTCGAGGAATCACGGCAAAAGCTACTGACTGGCGGATACCGTGTGTATACGACAATCAACAAAACGATCTACAATACGATGCATGAAGTTGCCGAAGATAGTAGCAACTTCTCACCGGATAGCTCTACCAAAGGCAAGGAACAAACCGCAGCCATGATGATCAACCATAAAACCGGCGCGATTCTCGGGATGATCGAAGGCAGAAGCTTCCAAGAAGAGCAAATGAACTATGCGACGCAGATGACGCGTCAGCCGGGTTCGGCGATGAAGCCTATCGCCGCTTATCTACCGGGACTTGACAGTGGTGTGGTACAGCCTGCCAGCATACTGGACGATGCGCCGATGATTTTAAAAGACGGCAGCAAGGGCTTCCACATTCCGGGCAATGCCAACGGACGTTATCAAGGTCTTGTGACGGCACGGACAGCGCTCAATGAATCGCTGAATCTGCCAGCACTCAAGATCTTTATTAACAAAGTCGGGATCGACAAGGCATGGGCATTTGCCAAAAAATTAGGAATCACCACGATTCAGGATGCAGATTACTCGGCTCAAACCGGTGTACTCGGTGGTCTGAAATATGGTGTTACTGTAGAGGAATTGACCAACGCTTACGGTTCCATTCCGAACAAAGGTGTATTCAATGATGCGTATATGATCACCAAAATCGTTGATCCTTACGGTAAAACGGTGTATCAGCATGAAGCGAATCCACAGCGCGTCTATTCGCAGCAAACAGCATATCTGATGACGGATATGCTACGTACCGTTATCTCTGCTTCAGATGGTACAGGTCGCTCGCTGCAAAGCTTGTTTAACAAGTATGGCAAGATTCCAATCGCTGGCAAAACAGGAACCACGCAAAACTATGCGGATGTGTGGTTTATGGGCTTTACCCCAGATGTGACGCTTGGCGTGTGGGCAGGTTACCGCGAGCCGGTCAATACCTTGTCTGAAGACGGCAAAAAGCGCGCACGTACGATCTGGGCAACGATTATGAACAAAGTGACCGACCGTGATCCACAGCTGTTCAAGACCGATTCGTTCAGTAGACCGGATGGTATTGTCAGTCAGACCGTATCAGGGTACAGCGGCAAATTGCCAACCCGCGCAACTCGCGCTTCCGGCAAGCTGGTCACCGATCTGTTTAACAGCAAATTTGTTCCAAAAGACTTCGATGATGGCGTATCATATGCCAAGTATATTACCTACAACGGAGTCAATTATATTCCGCAGGATAGCACACCAGACGATATGGTTAACCAGCGTACGGTGGTGAAGCGGGAAATGCCTATTTCTCAGCTGATCAAAGACCTGCAAAATGCCTTGTCCAAAATGAGAGGCAATCGTTACTCGCTCAGTCATTATCTACCGGAAGATGCTGGTGCCGATGCACCGACACAGGTCGATCCGCGTCGAGATGATGGTAGTGCACCATCGTCGCCAAGCAATGTGCGCCTGTCCGTTAATGGCGGCAGTGCCTATATTACGTTTAATGGTAGCGGATCAAGTGATGTTGTTGGCTATCGTCTGTATCGTTCTAGCGGCGATGGCTCGTATCAGTATCAGAAATCCGGTCAGCTGGGTACAGGAGGCTTCAGCTCCACTGTCTCTGGCAACGGTGATACATCCTTCTATGTTACCGCAGTAGACGTGGGCGGACATGAATCCGCACCAAGCGAAGCCGCAGGCTATAGCGCGATTCCTGAACCGGTAATTCCAGAAAATGAAGAAGGTGTTCCGGGTGGTAGTGAGCTGGGTTCTGGCTCTGACGAGGGCAGTACAAGTCCAGATGAAGGCACAGGCGCACCAAGCGCACCATCCGGTGTGAGCGTGCAGCCTGCCGATGGTGGGGCAGCCAATGTAAGCTGGTCGGCTCCATCGCAAACGACGACCGGATACCGTGTATATTTCAGTCATAAAAATGGCGGACCTTACAGTCTGGTCGGCAATGTGCCTGACACCTCGTATCAGTATAATATCGGAACCAAGGTAAGCGGCTGGTTCTACGTCGTCGCCGTCAATGGTGATCTAGCGTCGAATCCATCGTCACCGGTTCAAATCAAACAGTAG
- the ccpA gene encoding catabolite control protein A codes for MTVTIYDVAREAGVSMATVSRVVNNNPNVKPQTRKKVYEAIERLGYRPNAVARGLASKKTTTVGVVIPDISNSIFAEIARGIEDIANMYHYNIILCNADKKKEKEIRVVNTLLEKQVDGLLFMGGTVTEDHLQAFQTAAVPIVLCATRDEEGLIPSVDIDHEQAAFDAVNTLIRHGHRDIAMISGTLQDPANGYARFQGYKKALEAANIEYKEDWVRIGNYRYESGVEAMKYFIGLKKRPTAIFAATDEMAIGAIHSIQDEGLKVPDDFSVISVDNIRLASMVRPQLTTVAQPMYDLGAVAMRLLTKLMKKENVDNSRVILPHETILRLSVNQR; via the coding sequence GTGACAGTAACTATTTACGATGTAGCACGCGAAGCTGGCGTCTCAATGGCTACCGTATCCCGTGTAGTCAACAACAATCCGAATGTAAAGCCACAAACCCGTAAAAAGGTGTATGAAGCGATCGAGCGTCTGGGCTATCGTCCAAATGCCGTAGCTCGTGGTCTGGCAAGTAAAAAAACAACCACAGTTGGTGTGGTTATTCCCGATATTTCCAATTCGATTTTTGCAGAAATCGCTCGCGGTATCGAGGATATCGCCAATATGTATCATTACAATATTATCCTTTGTAATGCCGACAAGAAGAAAGAAAAAGAAATCCGCGTCGTGAACACACTGCTGGAAAAGCAAGTGGACGGTCTGTTGTTCATGGGTGGTACAGTAACCGAAGATCATCTGCAAGCGTTCCAAACAGCGGCAGTGCCGATCGTATTGTGCGCAACACGCGATGAAGAAGGTCTAATTCCTTCGGTCGATATCGACCACGAGCAGGCGGCATTTGATGCTGTAAATACACTGATTCGCCACGGTCACCGTGATATCGCTATGATCAGCGGCACACTGCAAGATCCGGCAAACGGTTACGCACGCTTCCAAGGCTACAAAAAAGCGCTTGAAGCTGCTAATATTGAGTACAAAGAAGACTGGGTACGTATCGGTAACTACCGTTATGAATCCGGCGTGGAAGCAATGAAATATTTCATCGGTCTGAAAAAACGCCCAACCGCTATTTTCGCTGCTACAGATGAAATGGCAATCGGTGCGATCCACAGTATCCAAGACGAAGGTCTGAAAGTACCGGACGATTTCTCCGTTATTTCCGTCGACAACATCCGTCTGGCATCCATGGTACGTCCACAGCTGACAACCGTTGCACAGCCGATGTATGATCTGGGTGCGGTAGCTATGCGTCTGTTAACCAAACTGATGAAAAAAGAAAACGTGGATAACTCCCGCGTTATTCTGCCACATGAAACGATCCTGCGTCTGTCCGTGAACCAACGCTAA
- the ytxJ gene encoding bacillithiol system redox-active protein YtxJ, with amino-acid sequence MANVNELKTIEQLNEALDHTAQKPLLVFKHSTRCPISAGAYQQFQSYLSEQPSEDVDYSLIYVVENRDVSLAAADTLNVKHESPQVILVKDGAPVWDTSHSRITASALREALS; translated from the coding sequence ATGGCAAATGTGAACGAACTGAAAACGATAGAACAACTGAATGAAGCTCTGGATCATACCGCACAAAAGCCGCTTCTTGTCTTCAAACATAGTACTCGTTGTCCAATCAGTGCAGGTGCATATCAGCAATTTCAATCGTATTTGAGCGAACAGCCAAGTGAGGATGTAGACTACAGCCTGATCTATGTCGTGGAAAATCGCGATGTATCGCTGGCAGCTGCTGATACACTGAATGTGAAACATGAATCACCGCAAGTTATTCTAGTGAAAGATGGCGCACCGGTCTGGGATACCTCCCATTCACGTATCACAGCAAGTGCATTGCGTGAAGCGCTCTCCTGA
- a CDS encoding type 1 glutamine amidotransferase domain-containing protein yields the protein MMRLAGKKVIALVDEEFEDLELWVPVYRVREEGAEVHLAGAEKGKKYIGKYGVPAEAEYSFDELNSSDYDGILVPGGWAPDKLRRYPKVLELVREMHEARKPIGQICHAGWVLISAKILDGVTVTSTPGIRDDMENAGAIWKDEAVVVDGHIISARRPPDLPPYGKAFCDALAGE from the coding sequence ATGATGAGATTGGCGGGTAAAAAGGTTATTGCGCTGGTGGATGAGGAATTTGAGGATTTGGAATTGTGGGTGCCGGTGTATCGGGTACGTGAGGAAGGTGCAGAGGTGCATCTGGCTGGTGCGGAGAAGGGGAAAAAGTATATTGGCAAGTATGGCGTGCCTGCGGAAGCAGAGTATAGCTTTGATGAGCTGAACAGCAGTGATTATGATGGGATTCTCGTGCCGGGTGGTTGGGCGCCGGATAAGCTGCGTCGGTATCCGAAGGTGTTGGAGCTGGTACGTGAGATGCATGAAGCACGCAAGCCGATCGGGCAGATTTGTCATGCAGGCTGGGTATTGATCTCGGCGAAGATTCTGGATGGGGTGACGGTTACATCGACGCCAGGTATTCGCGATGATATGGAAAATGCCGGAGCGATCTGGAAGGATGAAGCGGTTGTTGTCGATGGACATATTATCTCCGCTCGCCGTCCACCAGATTTGCCGCCATATGGCAAAGCGTTCTGTGATGCGCTTGCTGGTGAGTGA
- the ptsP gene encoding phosphoenolpyruvate--protein phosphotransferase, which translates to MIHGVAAAAGVAMGKAFVLPTWEWDVPEQKLDATDLTQEFERLYEGIRTSKHEIESMKTEFAEIAGPEESSIFDAHIAILEDPEFMNEIRGIIERQYKAAEVAVQEATDHFVTMFDLLDDEYMKERAADIKDVGNRLLKHLLGAPEVKLPTDNQPYILVAKELPPSQLVHLNPEHVLGIVTIMGGKTSHSAIMSRALGIPLVSGLEGELDSLIQTGQKVIVDGDQGVVYVDPDHDTQEHYSKLRREQQQRKRQLEQLIAIDPITRDGVSMRLSANISSLKELEIALQNGAEGVGLFRTEFMYMDRKSLPSEDEQFHIYRQVAEKAGGHPVVIRTLDIGGDKELDYFEVPEEENPFLGYRAIRICLDQPDMFKTQLLSILRASAYGQVKIMYPMISSVEELQQANQLLNIAKKELDQRGVAYDREIQVGIMIEVPAAVAIADLLAEECDFFSIGSNDLVQYVLAVDRMNEHIAHMYTPYHPAVLRMLRTTVEAARENGIPVSVCGEMAGDERSIPFWMNLGIRQLSMSPQSLLKIKQSVLYTSASESARLAANCMKLRTTAEIERELNIYVKALHASMSPDQKLASLAP; encoded by the coding sequence ATGATTCATGGAGTTGCGGCCGCCGCAGGGGTGGCTATGGGCAAAGCATTTGTGCTGCCAACCTGGGAATGGGATGTGCCGGAGCAGAAGCTCGATGCGACCGATCTCACTCAGGAGTTTGAACGCTTGTATGAAGGGATTCGCACATCCAAGCATGAGATTGAATCGATGAAAACTGAATTTGCCGAAATTGCCGGTCCTGAGGAATCCAGCATCTTTGATGCGCATATTGCGATTCTGGAAGACCCGGAATTTATGAACGAAATCCGAGGCATTATCGAACGTCAGTACAAGGCGGCAGAGGTGGCGGTGCAGGAAGCAACCGACCATTTTGTTACCATGTTCGATCTGCTGGATGATGAATATATGAAGGAACGCGCTGCCGACATTAAGGATGTGGGTAATCGTCTACTCAAGCATCTGCTTGGTGCGCCCGAAGTGAAGCTGCCGACTGACAATCAGCCGTACATTTTGGTGGCAAAAGAGCTACCGCCGTCGCAACTGGTGCATCTCAATCCAGAGCATGTACTTGGCATTGTAACAATTATGGGCGGCAAAACGTCTCATTCTGCGATCATGTCGCGTGCGCTAGGCATTCCGCTTGTATCCGGTCTGGAAGGCGAGCTGGATAGCCTAATCCAAACGGGGCAAAAGGTGATTGTTGACGGCGATCAAGGTGTTGTATACGTCGATCCTGACCACGACACGCAGGAGCATTACAGCAAGCTGCGCCGTGAACAGCAGCAGCGAAAGCGTCAGCTGGAGCAGCTCATCGCGATTGATCCGATTACTCGCGACGGTGTCAGTATGCGTTTGTCTGCTAATATTAGCTCGCTCAAGGAATTGGAGATCGCTTTGCAAAATGGGGCAGAGGGCGTCGGTCTGTTCCGTACTGAATTTATGTATATGGATCGTAAGTCGCTGCCAAGCGAAGACGAGCAATTTCATATTTACCGTCAGGTCGCTGAGAAGGCAGGCGGACACCCAGTCGTTATTCGTACACTAGACATCGGTGGAGACAAGGAATTGGATTATTTTGAAGTGCCGGAAGAAGAGAATCCGTTTCTGGGCTATCGTGCTATTCGCATATGCTTGGATCAACCGGACATGTTCAAAACCCAGTTGTTATCCATCCTGCGTGCTAGCGCCTATGGTCAGGTGAAAATCATGTATCCAATGATCTCATCCGTAGAGGAGCTGCAACAGGCAAACCAACTGCTGAATATCGCCAAAAAAGAACTGGATCAACGCGGTGTAGCCTATGATCGCGAGATTCAAGTCGGCATCATGATCGAAGTTCCTGCTGCTGTAGCAATTGCTGATCTGCTCGCAGAGGAATGCGACTTTTTCAGTATTGGTAGTAATGATCTAGTGCAATACGTGCTTGCAGTGGACCGTATGAATGAGCATATCGCGCATATGTATACGCCGTATCATCCCGCTGTGCTGCGCATGCTGCGTACGACAGTGGAGGCAGCACGCGAGAATGGGATTCCCGTCAGTGTATGCGGCGAGATGGCAGGAGATGAGCGTTCTATCCCATTCTGGATGAATCTAGGGATTCGCCAGTTAAGTATGTCTCCGCAATCGCTGCTCAAAATCAAGCAATCTGTGCTGTATACGTCCGCCAGCGAATCTGCCCGACTAGCAGCGAACTGCATGAAGCTGCGCACGACTGCCGAGATTGAACGTGAATTGAATATTTACGTCAAAGCATTGCATGCTAGCATGTCGCCCGATCAGAAGCTAGCATCACTCGCTCCATAA
- a CDS encoding glucose PTS transporter subunit IIA has protein sequence MNWLGSLQQFGRAIMLPTMVLPAAAILLSVGGLPWSSWGVPMVSEVATIAGQSIFHYLPFIFAIGVALGLANQEGPAGLAAFAGMALYDYVVKHFSDALLQPSTLIGIIIGVIAGAAYRRFKNVRLPEAIQFFGGSRFVLLFMGLFSSVFACVMLWLAPVLQHVLNGLTWVLSTMGGFGLFLYGALYRILSAFGLHHLLNNIVWFQVGSYEAHGDVIQGDLPRFFSGDPTAGIYMAGLYPIMMFALPAAALAIIHEAREDLKPKVHKTFMRAALVCFLTGVSEQIEFAFLFASPGLFVLHIVLSGLAMWITYALDIHHGFSYSAGVIDYVLNYHLSTNAWLLIPIGLVYAVIYYTVFRYAIRTFRIPTPGREEASTLGDWVGNIPYQAPLILQALGGKENVVQVEACITRLRLTVVNDRLLDGKALKELGSAGLIKLGGGNVQIVFGTYSELIREEIRKLMERDLSQVKFCAPVQGKMIPLTEVPDQIFAGKLVGEGVAFVPDSGELVSPVSGTVIHLYPTMHALGIRTVEGVEILLHIGIDTSQLKGSFEAHVAAGDVIEAGQLLIKFDLDHLQKNAPSLATPMVITNPDRVKSWSFAPFKQVKKGQGTVMSVVLYDKNGGEEKA, from the coding sequence TTGAATTGGCTAGGTTCCCTGCAGCAGTTCGGCAGAGCAATCATGCTCCCTACGATGGTGCTTCCGGCTGCGGCGATTCTGCTCAGTGTAGGCGGATTACCGTGGTCGTCATGGGGCGTACCGATGGTTTCGGAAGTCGCTACCATCGCAGGACAGAGTATTTTTCATTATTTGCCTTTTATATTTGCAATCGGTGTCGCGCTTGGCCTTGCCAATCAGGAAGGACCAGCCGGACTGGCGGCTTTTGCCGGAATGGCTTTATATGATTATGTTGTAAAACATTTCAGTGATGCGCTGCTTCAGCCTTCTACCCTTATTGGGATCATTATCGGTGTGATTGCAGGAGCGGCATACAGGCGATTCAAAAATGTACGACTACCGGAGGCGATTCAGTTTTTTGGCGGCTCTCGGTTTGTTCTGCTGTTTATGGGGCTGTTTTCGTCGGTTTTTGCCTGCGTTATGCTCTGGCTCGCTCCGGTTCTTCAGCATGTGTTGAATGGACTGACTTGGGTACTATCAACGATGGGTGGATTCGGATTGTTTCTATATGGAGCGCTGTACCGGATCTTGTCTGCGTTCGGGCTGCATCATCTGCTCAACAATATCGTCTGGTTTCAGGTCGGCTCGTATGAAGCACACGGCGATGTGATTCAGGGCGATTTGCCGCGCTTTTTTAGCGGCGATCCGACAGCGGGAATTTATATGGCAGGCTTGTATCCGATTATGATGTTTGCATTGCCTGCGGCGGCGCTGGCGATTATTCATGAAGCACGCGAGGACCTCAAGCCTAAGGTGCATAAGACCTTTATGCGCGCGGCGCTGGTGTGCTTTTTGACCGGGGTATCGGAGCAGATTGAATTTGCGTTTCTGTTTGCGTCGCCAGGGTTGTTTGTTTTGCATATCGTGCTGTCTGGTCTGGCGATGTGGATTACGTATGCGCTGGATATTCATCACGGCTTCTCGTACTCTGCCGGAGTGATTGACTATGTACTCAATTATCATTTATCAACGAATGCCTGGTTGCTTATTCCGATTGGGCTTGTTTATGCCGTTATATATTATACGGTGTTTCGTTACGCCATCCGTACCTTCCGTATCCCGACACCGGGACGAGAGGAAGCGTCGACACTTGGGGACTGGGTGGGTAATATACCTTATCAGGCTCCATTGATTCTACAGGCGCTCGGCGGCAAGGAAAATGTCGTGCAGGTCGAGGCATGTATTACGCGTCTACGTCTGACAGTCGTTAATGATCGACTGCTGGATGGCAAAGCGCTGAAGGAGCTTGGTTCCGCTGGGCTGATCAAGCTGGGTGGCGGTAATGTGCAGATTGTATTCGGCACTTATTCCGAGCTGATTCGTGAGGAGATTCGTAAGCTGATGGAGCGCGATCTGTCACAGGTCAAATTCTGTGCACCTGTACAGGGTAAAATGATTCCGTTGACCGAGGTGCCGGATCAGATTTTTGCAGGCAAGCTGGTTGGGGAAGGAGTTGCCTTTGTACCGGACAGTGGAGAACTGGTATCACCGGTATCCGGCACGGTCATTCATCTGTATCCAACCATGCACGCACTCGGTATTCGTACCGTGGAGGGTGTGGAGATTTTGCTGCATATTGGGATTGATACATCCCAACTCAAAGGTAGCTTTGAAGCACATGTGGCAGCTGGTGATGTGATCGAGGCTGGGCAGCTATTAATCAAATTCGATCTAGATCATTTGCAAAAAAACGCACCGTCGCTTGCGACACCGATGGTTATTACGAACCCGGATCGCGTCAAATCATGGAGCTTTGCTCCATTTAAACAGGTGAAAAAAGGTCAGGGAACCGTAATGTCGGTCGTCTTGTACGACAAGAACGGTGGGGAGGAAAAAGCATGA
- a CDS encoding CoA-binding protein, whose protein sequence is MAFENPAREEIKTILEQTGNIAVVGLSDKMDRTSYMVAAAMQSRGYRIIPVNPMAAGQQILGETCYAQLADVPEPIDMVNVFRRSEFCADIAREAVEVGACTLWLQLGVVNQEAAQIAQENGLNIIMDRCIKVEEAILRPVRQ, encoded by the coding sequence ATGGCTTTTGAAAATCCTGCAAGAGAAGAGATCAAAACCATTCTGGAGCAAACTGGTAATATTGCGGTTGTCGGTCTATCCGATAAAATGGATCGCACCTCTTATATGGTAGCAGCAGCGATGCAAAGTCGCGGCTACCGCATTATTCCGGTCAATCCCATGGCTGCGGGGCAGCAAATTCTGGGCGAGACCTGCTATGCGCAGCTTGCCGATGTGCCAGAGCCGATTGATATGGTCAATGTGTTCCGTCGCAGTGAATTTTGCGCGGATATTGCACGCGAAGCGGTGGAGGTCGGTGCATGTACCTTATGGCTGCAACTGGGTGTCGTTAATCAGGAGGCAGCACAGATCGCTCAGGAGAACGGTCTGAACATCATTATGGATCGTTGTATCAAGGTAGAAGAAGCAATTTTGCGTCCGGTACGTCAGTAA